The genomic DNA CAGGTTTTATTTCAGATAATATTTCACAAGTAAAAAAACCTAAAAAAATCTATGCTGTTAGAGGTCCAAAAACACGACAAAAATTATTAGACTTTGGTATAGATTGCCCTAAGGTCTATGGTGACCCTGCATTATTGTTACCTAAAATTTATTCTCCAAAAATTGAAAAAAAATATAAGCTTGGTATAATTCCCCACTATATTGATAAAGGGCATAGTTGGTTAAAGAGTATAGAAGATGAAAACGATATAAAACTATTAGATATTCAAGAACATAACCCGCTAAAATTTATAGATGATTTGTTAAGTTGCGAAAATATTGCTTCAAGTTCCTTACATGGATTAATAGTATCGGATGCTTATGGAATACCATCTATTTGGATAAAATTATCTAATAATATAATAGGCGATGATTTTAAATTTTATGATTATTTTGAATCGGTCAAACGTTTGAATGAAAAACCCATTAAGATAATTTCTACTTCGCGAGTAGAAGATATTTTAAAATTTAAGAAACATTATAAAATTGATATAGACTTAGACAGATTAATGGAATCCTGTCCGTTTCGTTAAAATACATCAATTATAAAGGACGAAAATAAATGGATTATAAAGAAATTCCAATTTTTATTATAAATCTAAAAAAAGATAAACAAAAAAAAGAGAATATGCAAAAGTATTGTGAAAAAAACAAGCTAACACCAATATTTACAGAAGCTATATACGGTGATGAGCTAAGCGAAGACACAATATCACAAGTTTACTCTAAAGACTTAGCTTTAAAATATTTTGGTAGAGAATTAACAAAAGGTGAAATAGGCACTGCGTTAAGTCACTTAGAGATATATAGGCAAATTATAGATCAAAACATCCAGGAAGCTTTAATCTTAGAAGATGATGTAGATTTTAAAATAAATCATCAAGACTTGATAGATATAGTAACGAAATTACCTAATGATTGGGAGTGTATTATGCTTGGGCACCATACAAAAAGGTCACGAGATATAGATACATTAGCTTCCTTTTGGAATAAAATACAAATAAATGACAAGCTAAAATGTGTACGATTTGCTGAGCAGCCTTTTGGTGGATATGGTTATATTATAAATAAAGATGGTGTATTAAAGAGGTTAAATGATTTTAAAATTATAGATAGACCTATTGATCATTGGGATGATAAAAAACTCAACTTGTATGGTGCTTATCCATCGATTATTAAAATAAATGAATATTTCTCAGACTATAGCTCTTTGGATCTAGAAAGAAGTAAGATGGATGAAACAACAATCAGAACATCTTTTGAAAGATTTAAAGATAGAATACAATTACTTTTAAGAACGTTACACCTATTTGAAGCATTTTTCATTTTAAAATCTTTTTTTATACAATTTAAAATATTGAATAAATATAAATCTCACTAAGAAAGATACAATATATGACCTATAAATCAGATAGTATAAAATATGTGAGAATATGATGAAAAACTGTTTAGCACCAATAGTTATATTTACCTACAGAAGACTTATTAATCAAACTATTGAAAGTTTGTTAAGTAATGAATTAGCTCAAGATAGTGAATTATATATTTTTTCTGATGGAAGTAAAAATGAAAATGACTTAGAAGATGTAATTGAAGTACGAAAATATTTACAAACCATAGAAGGTTTTAAAAGTATTAAGATTATTGAATCTGAAGTAAATAAAGGTCTTGCAGACTCAATTATTGATGGGGTAACGCAAGTTATTGATAAATATGGAAAAGTCATTGTTCTGGAAGATGATTTAATAGTATCTACAGATTTTTTAGAATATATGAATGGTGCTTTAAATTTTTATGAAAAAGACAAAAAAATCTGGTCTATATCTGGGTATGGGCCAAAGTTACCATGTCTTGCAAATTATAATGATGATATATATCTTACGGTTAGAGGATCATCTTGGGGTTGGGCTACATGGAAAGATAGATGGAATACTATCGATTGGCATATAAAAGATTGGAATACTTTTCAGAAAAACAAAGATTTGATTGAAAAATTTAATTTAGGTGGTAATGATCTGTATAAAATGCTTGAGTTACAAATGCTTGGTAAGATTGATTCTTGGGCGATACGATGGTGTTATAATCAGTTTAAATTTGATTCTTATACTGTTTATCCTAAAAAATCAAAAATCATTAATGATGGATTTAGTGATGAAAAAGGTACACACAATAGTGGGGTAAATAACAAATGGATTACAGAACTCGATAACAAAACAATAACCTTTAACGATACTACTATCAAAAAAGAAATTATTGAATGTTTTCAGCATTATCACAATTTGAGCTTGATAACAAAGATAGGATATTTTTTAAAAAAAAATACTGGCTATAAAATAGCTAAGAAATTCTATAAATATTTAAAAAATCAATAAAAAGAAGGAATTCATGACAAAATTAAAAGTATCAATATTGATTCCGACTTATAATTCAGAGAGATATATAGAAGAAACTATTGAAAGTGCATTATCTCAGACTTATAAGGATTTTGAAATAATAATTGTAGACAATGCGAGCAGTGATAAAACTTGGGAAATAATGCAAAAATATGCACAAGAGTATAATAATATTAAAATATTTAGAAATGAAGAAAATATCGGTCCTATCAGAAATTGGATGAGATGTATTGAAGAAGCATCTGGAGAATATGGCAAAATACTTTGGTCGGATGACTTGATAAAAAAAACATTTTTGGAACAAACAGTTGATATCTTAGCGAAGAATCGTGATGTAGGTTTTGTCCTTACTCCGGCAATTCTTTTTGGAGATATCTCAAAAGAAAAAATATTTTATACTATTACCAAGAAAAGTGGTATATATTGTACAACAAGTTTTATAGAAGGTGTTTTACTTGATAAAGATTATCCAAGTTCACCAGCTTGTGGGTTATTTAGATTAAAAGATTTAAAGAAAAATTTATTATTAAAAATTCCAAATCGTTTTGATAGCGATGCAAGCATACATGCGATAGGGAATGATTTATTAATTTATCTTTTAACGGCTAAAGATTATAAAAAATTTGCCTATGTCAATGAACCACTTGCTTTGTTTAGAGCGCATGATAAATCTATATCGACAAGTACCCAAAAAACAAAAATGGTTCTAAATTATGACATAGCAAAAGCATATTTTGTTGATAATTTTATAGATAATGTGCAATTAATTAGAAAATTCAATGCTCTATTATGGCTACATAATAAAGTTTTTAAAACAAATCAAGATATTAGTAAGTTTTATTTTAATAATAAAGAATATAAAAAAGATTTTGTGTTTTTAATAAAACATCTTTTTACTTTTGATGCGTATATAAAAAGAGCATTTAGAAAGTTCTTTTAATGAAAATATCAATCATAACAGTAGTTTGGAATAACAAAGAGACCATAAAATACGCAATAGACTCAGTTTTAAATCAAACTTATAAAGATATAGAATATATTATAGTAGATGGTGCAAGTAGTGATGGTACAGTTGAGGTTGTGCAAAGTTATGGAGATAGGATCACTAAGTTTATAAGTGAACCAGATAAAGGACTTTATGATGCTATGAATAAAGGTATAAAGTTAGCTACTGGAGATGTTGTAGGAATACTGAATAGTGATGATTTTTATATAGATGAATTTGTCATAGAGAAGATTGTTAAAATATTTCAAGAGAAAAAAGTAGATAGTGTATTTGCTGATTTAGTATATGTTAAGCCTGATAATCTGGGAAATATTGTACGTTATTATGATAGCAGTAGTGGTTTTCCAAATAGATTCCAATATGCATTATATCCAGCACATCCAACATTTTTTGTTAAAAGATGGGCCTATGAAAAATATGGGCTATATAAAACAGATTATAAAATAGCAGCAGATTTTGATGTTATGGCCAGGTTTTTATATACTAGGAAGATTTCATTTAGCTATTTAAAAGAGCCTATTATTAAAATGAGGGTGGGTGGTGTTAGTACATCGTTAAGCAGCATATGGATCAATAGTTTAGAGCAACTAAGAGTATGTAGGGAAAATAATATAAAAACCAATATATTTAAGATATTGCTTAAGTATCCAATTAAAATATTGGGTTTCTTTAAAAAGAGATAGTACTAACTTTTTTCTCACCGACATTAAATAGATATCATGTATAATGCAAAGATAAAATTGTGAAGGTTGATAATAGAATGAATAGTAAAAATGGATATGGAACTAAAGAGATTCTGTGGATGATAATTGTCGCATATGCATTTAGTTTTGCAATACGTATGATTTGGGTCTATCAATTTCAAGACAATCCAAACTTTTTTTGGAACAATCAATTTATGATCAACACCAATGATGGATATACTTGGGCGGCAAGTGTTCAGAATATCCTTTATGGTATGCATAAAACCAATCCACTTATACGTGATATATGGGCTAATGGTATTATATTCTTTACCGTCCTTTTTGCAAAGATCACACCATTTAGCTTAGAAACCATCATTCTTTATATGCCTGCATTAATATCTAGTTTAGTGGTAATACCTATTATACTTATTGCAAGGCTGTATAATCAAGCACTTTGGGGATTATTTGCTGCGCTGCTAGGTTCAATCGCATGGAGTTACTATAATCGTACGATGATTGGTTATTATGATACCGATATGTTCTCAGCTATGGCTCCAATGTTCATTCTTTATTTTTTAATGAAAAGCACAATGGATTTTAATTTACGGAGTGCATTATATGCAGCTATTGCAATAGCACTTTATCCATTCTTGTATGATGCTGGACAATCTATAGTTTATGCTATGGGTATTATATATGCATTGTATATGATCTTTTATCATCGTAATGATAATACTACGTATCTATCTTTAATTATAGTGTTTGTAGCCCTCATTCCCTTTCCTTTAATGGATCCATTTAGTTACATTACAAAAGTAGTTGTACTTATTACCCTATACTTTATATTAAAAAAATTATCTATAGAACAGAAAATATTGATGATTGTCTCAAGTATATTATTTATTTTGTTTATGTATTATGGAGATGTCTTCGGATTAATACTTCGTAAAGTAATGACTTATCTTGCTACGGGAACGTCGAGTGAAGGTTTGCACTTTTACTCGGTAGTGCAAACCATTAGAGAAGCAGGCCAAATTCCATTTTCTACTTTTGCAAATAGAATTTCAGGTTCACAAATTGGGGTCATTCTTTCTTTTGTGGGATACATAGTGTTGGTCGTAAGACACAGGGCATTTATCTTAGCACTACCACTTATAGGCATAGGTGCTTTTGCTTTATGGGGCGGACTTAGATTTACTGTGTATGCCGTACCCATAGCGGCAATGTCTGCTATTTATCTGTTTCATGTCATTGTGACAACAATTTCAGATAAAAAGAGTATCTACATAACTGCAATGACTATATTGACTACGAGTATGTTGTACCCGAATATTGCACACATCATCGAATATAAAGTGCCTACGGTTTTAAATAAAGCAGAAGTTGAAGATCTTGATGCATTAAATAAAATTGTTAACGATAAAGACTATACTTTGGCATGGTGGGATTACGGGTATCCTATCTGGTTTTATGCCAATACAAATACAATTATAGATGGAGGGAAACATCAGAATGACAACTTCATCATATCGAAGATTATGCAGACAGCTTCTCCTGAGTTAGCAGCAAACTTAAGCCGTTTGGCTGTAGAAACTTATGTTGATTCAGGTTATAAAAATATTGCAGACACACTATTTAAAAACAGACAAGAAGATCAGCTTGATCCAAATCTTCTTTTATCTGAATTGGACAGTGGTACCTATGCAGTTCCCAAAAAAACAAGAGATATCTATCTCTATCTCCCATACAGGATGATGAGGATTTTCCCTACTGTAGCTGTTTTTGGTAATTTGGACTTGACAACAGGAAAAGAAGAACGAAAGATCGCTTTTTATCCTACACAGGCGGTAAGTAACAAAGAGGGGTTACTTACTTTCAGTAATGGCATTGTGTTTGATATAAAGAGAGGGGTGATCAAGTTAGGTCAGCAAGAAAAAGATGTGAAGCATTTTATAGTAACACAAAATACAAAAGATGGCAAGTTACAACTGCAGTCCCAGGTCTATCATGCTGATGGTGAATATGTGGTAGTTTATATGAAAAGTTATGGACAGTTTGTTATCATGGACAGTGAAACGTTCAATTCTATGTATGTGCAAATGTTCATGCTTGAAAAATATGATAATAATCTTTTTGAACTGGTCGTTTCATCACCCTATAGTAAAATTTATAAACTGAAAATATAGGATCAAGACTGCTTCTTTAGAGCAAATTCTTTTTTATAAAGATATCGGTAAAGTAGAGTATAGCAACCGATAAAAACCAGTACAATAAGAAGATTTGCTTTAGAGTTATGGGCATAGAGGGTGGCACAAAAAATAAAAGGTGCCGTACCTAAAACAATGAACACTGATGTGAGCGGGTTGTTATGGGTGATATGTTTATAGATAAGCATATGTAGATGATACTCGTCTGGTTCCATAGGAGAACGTTTGGCTTTTCTTTTTCTGTAGATAGAAAATAGTACTTCCCAGACAGGATAGATCAATACAGCAAGAATGTACCATGGGCTGACTGTAGCATAATTACTTGCAAGGAAAATCCCTATCAGTGCTGTAATGAACCCAAGTAAATAAGCACCTCCATCCCCAAGAAAGATCTTCCCTTTAGGGAAATTGACCACAAAGAAGGCGAGTACTGCTGAAGTAACGATCATAGATATTTGTAGGATTTCATGACTTTCTACCTGTACAGCTGTAGTACTGAATGAGAGAAGGATCAGTAATACAATACCTGAGGCAAGTCCATTGAACCCATCGATAATATTGACAGCATTCATTAATCCTACAATACTAAAAATACTGAATAATACCCCACTCCAATACGGTATATGAATATCAAGACCCAGATAGGTAACGACAGAACCGGTTAATAAAACAGCACTTGTGGCAGCAATTAACTGTAATAAAAGTCGTCTTCTTGGACTTAATGAATTATGAAAGTCTTCAAAGATACCGCTTAGGAAGGCAAGGATTATGGAAAATAGAAGTTTCCATCCTAAGGGTGTTAGAAGAAGAAAACACATACCTACGATAATACCAATCCCTCCTGCCCTTGGCGTAGAAAAATGATGAAAGTTTTGAGGCTTTTCCTCTGTATGGGAATCAATAAAGAAGTCATGTCTATGAGAAAAATGGATTACCAAAAATTGTAAAGTAAAAGATAGGATAAATGCACCTAGGATGGACGATTCTAGTTGATTCATGGTTGACCTTTTTGGGCTAATTCTATCACAATCGACATTAAAAATATTTTTTGTATAAAATACCTCTTTTTTAACCCTATAAGTATAGTTAATATTGTAATATAAAAAGTTATATTTTAATATAACTAAAAATAAATTTATCAAGGAAACTACAAGGAAACTACGCATCCAAAGAAGAGTTAATGGAAGTGAAAGGTATCGGTGCTGCTAAAGCAGATGCTATTATTGAAGAGAGACAAAACGGTAAATTTACTTCTTTTGATGATTTTCAACGCGTCGAAGGAGTTGGTGAAAAGGCTGCATTTAATGTAAAAGAGCATGTTAAGTAAAGCTCAAACATTGAAAAATACAAATGATTAGTCAGAAGTGCTTTAGCCCTTCGGCTTCTCCTCCTCGTTAAAAATATAATCCTCTTTAACCACATTTTTGCTACAATTCACTAATTTATTTTTAGACTTAAGGCATGATCATGACAGTTACACGTTTTGCACCTTCTCCTACAGGGTATCTTCACATTGGTGGGCTTAGAACAGCACTTTTTTCCTGGCTTACTGCACAGCACAACAAGGGTGAGTTTTTACTCCGTATTGAAGATACCGATATGGCACGTAATTCTGAAGAGGCGACAGAAGCGATACTCAAGGCATTTGAATGGGTCGGTCTGAGCCATGATGGCGAAGTGGTCTATCAGTCTAAAAGATTTGATCTTTATAAAAAATACATTGATCAGCTTCTTGAAGAGGGCAAAGCCTATAAGTGCTATATGAGTAAAGAGGAGCTTGATGCTTTACGTGAAGAGCAGATGGCGAAAAAAGAACGTACACGTTATGATGGACGTTATCGTGATTTCACCGGTACACCACCAGAAGGTGTTGAACCGGTGATCCGTATCAAAGCTCCGCAAGAGGGGACCATCTCTTTTGTGGATGGTGTAAAAGGTGAGATGAACATTGCCGCATCTGAAGTAGATGATTTTGTCATCGCTAGAGCAGACGGGTCACCAACGTATAATTTTGTTGTAGCCATAGATGATGCATTGATGGGACTGACAGATGTGATCCGTGGGGATGATCACCTTTACAATACGCCTAAACAGATCGTAGTCTACAATGCTTTGGGGTTCCCGATCCCAAAGTTTAACCATGTTGCAATGATCAACAATGAACAAGGTAAAAAACTCTCTAAAAGAGATGGGGCTACGGATGTCATGGATTATAAAGAAATGGGATATCTCCCTGAAGCACTTTTGAACTTTTTGGTCCGTCTTGGCTGGAGTCATGGAGACCAGGAAATTTTTAGTATTGAAGAGATGATAGCGCTATTTGATCCTAAAAATATTAACAAGAGTGCATCCAACTATAATCTAGATAAACTGCTTTGGTTGAATTCTCACTATATTAAAAATACGCCAAACGATCAGCTTGCCATACTTCTCAAAGATTTTGGGGTGGATATCCATGGGCACGATAAGCTTGAATTGCTTCTTGATGCAACAAAAGAGAGAGGGAAAACACTCGTAGAGCTTGCAGAGCAGATCAATCTAATACTTACAACACCTACGCAGTATGATGAGAAGGCTTCCAAAAAAGCGTTTAAAGGTGAAGCCAAAGAGATCTTGAATGATTTTGCTTTGATGTTAAAAAGCTGGGATAAGACACTGCACCTTCCTTGTGATTACCATGAAGTGATGGAAAAAATTGTTGAGACAAAAGAGATTGGTTTCGGGAAGATCGGTATGCCGCTTCGTGTGAGTCTACTTGGTTCGATGACAGGATCTGGGCTTGATGAGATCATGGCTATTTTAGGTGTGGATGCAACGGTATCACGTATAGAAAGGGCGATTCAAACCATAGAATAGTTTGTAGGGTATAAACCTACAAACGTCTGGTTTTATCTAAAAATAACTTCAAAGATTTCTTTGCTTTGTCATCCATTTGATAATGGATATGACTCAAATACCAGGTAAGCTGTTTGGGTGTGATACCTCTTTTTTTCGCTTCTTTTTTGAGGATGTATTGTGGGATCTTTACTTTGGTTTGTGAAAATGCACGCGCCATTTTTTGTATAGCTTCTTCATGTTTATTGTAGCAGAGCCTGGCAAAGACAAAAGGAAGTCCGGTCTCTTTGTACCAGGCTTCAGCCAAGTCAATACCTTCTCCCTCATGTAGATAGTGTTTGAGGGCAGCATCTCCTATAAGCACTTTTCCTTTAAGACCTAACAGGTGTGCAAGTTGATTGGAAGTCGCTGATGCAGGATCCATTTCACTTTCCCCTTCTAAAAGTAGAACACTATAGACTTTTTGATTTGCGATAATACCTAAATCCGTACATTTACATTGAGCTGATTCAACAGAAGAGATAAATCCAGCATTGATCTCTCTTCTTTTGAGTGCTTTATTGATCTGTGAAGGTACAGCACGTTTGTAGCGAAAGGTCATTTTAGAGGCATTGTTAGAGATATAGCGTTTTAAGAAGACTTGAAAAGGCAGTAGATTAAGATAGCTGATAGACCCGAATAACACAGTGCAAAGCTCCTCTCAAAATCCTGTTTAAGCGTAATTATAGCAAACAACTTTTATAATCGCGTCATTATTGGGGATGAAATAATCCCTATTTTGAAAGAGTTATTTATGGTAAAAGTAGAATTTTTAGGTCCTATCGGTAAAGCACCGATGGAGATGGAAGCCTCGACATTGGCAGAGGTTTCGGCACAACTCAAAACAGATAGCAGTTTGATTCAATGGTTGGATAAATGTGCAGTAGCACTAAATGATACGATGGTGAACGATCTGGCAACTGAACTTAAAGATGGTGATAGAATTTCTATCTTGCCTCCTGTGTGTGGTGGATAAGCGTGGAACTTTATCATGGTCCGTTAGATGTTAAAGAGATATTCGGGCGTTGGCTCGATGGAGAGGCCGAGTCAAACTATGGGGCTTATATCCCTTTTGTAGGAACGATACGTGCAGAAGATGGTATAGAAGCACTGAGTTTTGATATCTATGAACCTGTGCTTAAAAGATGGTTTGAAGCATGGGAGGAAAGGGCGGCTAAGCGTGGTGCAGTCGTAAAGATGGCACACTCCATTGGGGATGTTCCTGTACATACCTCTTCTTATGTGAGTGCGGTATTTTCTCCTAAACGCAGAGTAGCACTAGAGCTGATTGATGAGTTTGTTGAAGACTTTAAAGCCAATGCACCTATATGGAAATATGATGTAAAAAATGGTAAGCGTATCTACGCTGCTGATAGAAGCACTCCTATGGATGGTGCTGGATTGTTAGGATAAGGATAGAAATGGCATTTATGCACTTTGATGAATCAATGCAGATGATAGACGATCTTGCTATCAAAAATTATAAAACAAAACAACTCCCTTTAATGGAATCACAGGGATTTATACTCGCAGAGGATATTGTAGCAGATCATAACTCTCCTGAGTTCCCAACTTCTGCGATGGATGGGTATGCGGTTATCCATAAAGATCTCAGTCTTGGTAGACTACATATCGGAAGCATTAATCCTGCTGGATCTGACTTGAAAGAAGAAGTGGTAAGCGGTATGTGTATCAAGACGTTTACCGGTTCATTGATGCCACATGGTGCTGATACGCTCATCCCGATAGAAAATGTAAAAGTAGATGGTGATGAGATCATCATCAAGACAGAAGTACCACAAGGGTTCTCTGTACGTGAACCGGGAGAGAACTATGCGAAAGGACAGATGCTTATCCCCAAAGGGACGAAAATCGACTTTCCACAGATAGGGGTGATGGCAAGCTTGAATATACCACAAGTCACAGTCTATGAGAAGCCAACAGTGGCGATCATCTCTACAGGGTCAGAGTTACTTGAACTTGGTGAAGAACAGACAAGTGATGCACAGATACGCTCATCCAATAATTATATCCTCGAAGCTATTGTCAAGAAATATGATGGTGTACCTTTGCAGTTAGGGTGTATCAAGGATGATAAAGAGACCATCACAAAAAATATTTCTGATGCATTAAATAAAGCTGATATTGTGGTAACCACTGGTGGTGTGAGTGTAGGTGATTTTGACTTTGTGAAAGATGTCATCTATGAGCTTGGGTGTGATGTTGTGTTTAAAGGTGTACGTGTCAAGCCTGGACAGCATATTATGGTTGCACGTAAAGAGGATAAATTTATCATCGGACTCCCGGGATTTGCATACTCTTCTACTGTGACAGCACTGCTTTATCTTGTACCACTCATTGAGAAGTTGCAGCAAGGTCAGAGTGCGATGCACAGGGTCAATGCAACACTCAAAGAGCCGTTTATCAAACGTGCAAAAAAAGCAGAATTTACTGCATGCAACGTCTCTTTAGAAAAGGGAAGATACTATGTTGACTTTGAAGGTAAAAAAGTAGGATCCTCAGCCATTCTTACTAACATGCTTGGCAATGTAGCACTGCTTGTGACCTCTGAAGATGACACTTCCAAAGAGATAGGTGACGAGGTAAGCGTTTTACTTTTCGGGTAA from Sulfurovum xiamenensis includes the following:
- a CDS encoding polysaccharide pyruvyl transferase family protein, with amino-acid sequence MINKIKLGLYHIYIYIFKNTNRYIHIYWFNRKVNFGDSINLYIVKNLSKKKPIWIYPKYWLSDNYLCIGSILQEASGNSIVWGSGFISDNISQVKKPKKIYAVRGPKTRQKLLDFGIDCPKVYGDPALLLPKIYSPKIEKKYKLGIIPHYIDKGHSWLKSIEDENDIKLLDIQEHNPLKFIDDLLSCENIASSSLHGLIVSDAYGIPSIWIKLSNNIIGDDFKFYDYFESVKRLNEKPIKIISTSRVEDILKFKKHYKIDIDLDRLMESCPFR
- a CDS encoding glycosyltransferase family 25 protein, which gives rise to MDYKEIPIFIINLKKDKQKKENMQKYCEKNKLTPIFTEAIYGDELSEDTISQVYSKDLALKYFGRELTKGEIGTALSHLEIYRQIIDQNIQEALILEDDVDFKINHQDLIDIVTKLPNDWECIMLGHHTKRSRDIDTLASFWNKIQINDKLKCVRFAEQPFGGYGYIINKDGVLKRLNDFKIIDRPIDHWDDKKLNLYGAYPSIIKINEYFSDYSSLDLERSKMDETTIRTSFERFKDRIQLLLRTLHLFEAFFILKSFFIQFKILNKYKSH
- a CDS encoding glycosyltransferase; this encodes MKNCLAPIVIFTYRRLINQTIESLLSNELAQDSELYIFSDGSKNENDLEDVIEVRKYLQTIEGFKSIKIIESEVNKGLADSIIDGVTQVIDKYGKVIVLEDDLIVSTDFLEYMNGALNFYEKDKKIWSISGYGPKLPCLANYNDDIYLTVRGSSWGWATWKDRWNTIDWHIKDWNTFQKNKDLIEKFNLGGNDLYKMLELQMLGKIDSWAIRWCYNQFKFDSYTVYPKKSKIINDGFSDEKGTHNSGVNNKWITELDNKTITFNDTTIKKEIIECFQHYHNLSLITKIGYFLKKNTGYKIAKKFYKYLKNQ
- a CDS encoding glycosyltransferase family 2 protein, whose amino-acid sequence is MTKLKVSILIPTYNSERYIEETIESALSQTYKDFEIIIVDNASSDKTWEIMQKYAQEYNNIKIFRNEENIGPIRNWMRCIEEASGEYGKILWSDDLIKKTFLEQTVDILAKNRDVGFVLTPAILFGDISKEKIFYTITKKSGIYCTTSFIEGVLLDKDYPSSPACGLFRLKDLKKNLLLKIPNRFDSDASIHAIGNDLLIYLLTAKDYKKFAYVNEPLALFRAHDKSISTSTQKTKMVLNYDIAKAYFVDNFIDNVQLIRKFNALLWLHNKVFKTNQDISKFYFNNKEYKKDFVFLIKHLFTFDAYIKRAFRKFF
- a CDS encoding glycosyltransferase family 2 protein, encoding MKISIITVVWNNKETIKYAIDSVLNQTYKDIEYIIVDGASSDGTVEVVQSYGDRITKFISEPDKGLYDAMNKGIKLATGDVVGILNSDDFYIDEFVIEKIVKIFQEKKVDSVFADLVYVKPDNLGNIVRYYDSSSGFPNRFQYALYPAHPTFFVKRWAYEKYGLYKTDYKIAADFDVMARFLYTRKISFSYLKEPIIKMRVGGVSTSLSSIWINSLEQLRVCRENNIKTNIFKILLKYPIKILGFFKKR
- a CDS encoding STT3 domain-containing protein; translation: MNSKNGYGTKEILWMIIVAYAFSFAIRMIWVYQFQDNPNFFWNNQFMINTNDGYTWAASVQNILYGMHKTNPLIRDIWANGIIFFTVLFAKITPFSLETIILYMPALISSLVVIPIILIARLYNQALWGLFAALLGSIAWSYYNRTMIGYYDTDMFSAMAPMFILYFLMKSTMDFNLRSALYAAIAIALYPFLYDAGQSIVYAMGIIYALYMIFYHRNDNTTYLSLIIVFVALIPFPLMDPFSYITKVVVLITLYFILKKLSIEQKILMIVSSILFILFMYYGDVFGLILRKVMTYLATGTSSEGLHFYSVVQTIREAGQIPFSTFANRISGSQIGVILSFVGYIVLVVRHRAFILALPLIGIGAFALWGGLRFTVYAVPIAAMSAIYLFHVIVTTISDKKSIYITAMTILTTSMLYPNIAHIIEYKVPTVLNKAEVEDLDALNKIVNDKDYTLAWWDYGYPIWFYANTNTIIDGGKHQNDNFIISKIMQTASPELAANLSRLAVETYVDSGYKNIADTLFKNRQEDQLDPNLLLSELDSGTYAVPKKTRDIYLYLPYRMMRIFPTVAVFGNLDLTTGKEERKIAFYPTQAVSNKEGLLTFSNGIVFDIKRGVIKLGQQEKDVKHFIVTQNTKDGKLQLQSQVYHADGEYVVVYMKSYGQFVIMDSETFNSMYVQMFMLEKYDNNLFELVVSSPYSKIYKLKI
- a CDS encoding glycosyltransferase family 4 protein, encoding MNQLESSILGAFILSFTLQFLVIHFSHRHDFFIDSHTEEKPQNFHHFSTPRAGGIGIIVGMCFLLLTPLGWKLLFSIILAFLSGIFEDFHNSLSPRRRLLLQLIAATSAVLLTGSVVTYLGLDIHIPYWSGVLFSIFSIVGLMNAVNIIDGFNGLASGIVLLILLSFSTTAVQVESHEILQISMIVTSAVLAFFVVNFPKGKIFLGDGGAYLLGFITALIGIFLASNYATVSPWYILAVLIYPVWEVLFSIYRKRKAKRSPMEPDEYHLHMLIYKHITHNNPLTSVFIVLGTAPFIFCATLYAHNSKANLLIVLVFIGCYTLLYRYLYKKEFALKKQS
- a CDS encoding ComEA family DNA-binding protein; the protein is MNLSRKLQGNYASKEELMEVKGIGAAKADAIIEERQNGKFTSFDDFQRVEGVGEKAAFNVKEHVK
- the gltX gene encoding glutamate--tRNA ligase, which encodes MTVTRFAPSPTGYLHIGGLRTALFSWLTAQHNKGEFLLRIEDTDMARNSEEATEAILKAFEWVGLSHDGEVVYQSKRFDLYKKYIDQLLEEGKAYKCYMSKEELDALREEQMAKKERTRYDGRYRDFTGTPPEGVEPVIRIKAPQEGTISFVDGVKGEMNIAASEVDDFVIARADGSPTYNFVVAIDDALMGLTDVIRGDDHLYNTPKQIVVYNALGFPIPKFNHVAMINNEQGKKLSKRDGATDVMDYKEMGYLPEALLNFLVRLGWSHGDQEIFSIEEMIALFDPKNINKSASNYNLDKLLWLNSHYIKNTPNDQLAILLKDFGVDIHGHDKLELLLDATKERGKTLVELAEQINLILTTPTQYDEKASKKAFKGEAKEILNDFALMLKSWDKTLHLPCDYHEVMEKIVETKEIGFGKIGMPLRVSLLGSMTGSGLDEIMAILGVDATVSRIERAIQTIE
- a CDS encoding MqnA/MqnD/SBP family protein, coding for MLFGSISYLNLLPFQVFLKRYISNNASKMTFRYKRAVPSQINKALKRREINAGFISSVESAQCKCTDLGIIANQKVYSVLLLEGESEMDPASATSNQLAHLLGLKGKVLIGDAALKHYLHEGEGIDLAEAWYKETGLPFVFARLCYNKHEEAIQKMARAFSQTKVKIPQYILKKEAKKRGITPKQLTWYLSHIHYQMDDKAKKSLKLFLDKTRRL
- a CDS encoding MoaD/ThiS family protein; amino-acid sequence: MVKVEFLGPIGKAPMEMEASTLAEVSAQLKTDSSLIQWLDKCAVALNDTMVNDLATELKDGDRISILPPVCGG
- a CDS encoding molybdopterin synthase catalytic subunit, whose protein sequence is MELYHGPLDVKEIFGRWLDGEAESNYGAYIPFVGTIRAEDGIEALSFDIYEPVLKRWFEAWEERAAKRGAVVKMAHSIGDVPVHTSSYVSAVFSPKRRVALELIDEFVEDFKANAPIWKYDVKNGKRIYAADRSTPMDGAGLLG